In the genome of Cyanobacterium sp. T60_A2020_053, one region contains:
- a CDS encoding aldo/keto reductase, protein MQYRRFGRTELAMPVFSCGGMRYQYKWQDLPQKDIPVDNQANLEAIIKRSLELGINHIETARFYGTSEMQLGRILPTLPREKLIVQTKIAPSSHSKDFGENFEKSLRYLGLEYVDLLGIHGINTPELLHDTVKPEGCLELAKKWQQQGKVKHIGFSTHGDTDLIIETIKTNQFDYVNLHWYWINQENWRAVTEANRHDMGVFIISPANKGGLLYQPSPKLVKLCQPLSPVVFNNLFCLSHPEIHTLSVGAGQPSDFDEHIKTLSLLDQADQLLPPIIERLEAEAKQVLGEKWLKTWRLGLPHHKDTPGNINIPLILWLRNLALAYDMVEYGKMRYNLLGNGGHWFPGQKADKLPEVDLKSCLVNSPYQQEIPQFLAETEVLLGGQEVKRLSQSS, encoded by the coding sequence ATGCAGTATCGCCGTTTCGGTAGGACAGAATTAGCAATGCCCGTGTTTTCCTGTGGTGGAATGCGCTATCAATACAAATGGCAAGATTTACCACAAAAAGACATTCCTGTTGATAACCAAGCCAATCTTGAAGCAATTATCAAACGCAGTTTAGAGTTGGGCATTAACCACATCGAAACTGCTCGATTTTATGGTACTTCTGAAATGCAGTTAGGGCGAATTTTACCCACTTTACCCCGAGAAAAATTAATAGTACAAACTAAAATAGCGCCCTCCAGCCATAGCAAAGATTTTGGGGAAAATTTTGAGAAATCTTTACGATATTTAGGATTAGAATATGTGGATTTGTTAGGTATTCACGGCATTAATACTCCTGAATTACTACATGATACTGTGAAACCGGAAGGATGTTTAGAATTAGCCAAAAAATGGCAACAACAAGGCAAAGTAAAACATATCGGCTTTTCTACCCACGGTGACACAGATTTAATCATCGAAACAATAAAAACCAATCAATTTGACTACGTTAACTTACATTGGTATTGGATTAATCAAGAAAATTGGCGCGCCGTTACAGAAGCAAATCGTCATGATATGGGGGTTTTCATCATTAGCCCTGCCAATAAAGGAGGATTACTCTATCAACCTTCTCCCAAATTAGTCAAATTATGTCAACCTTTAAGCCCTGTCGTCTTCAATAACCTTTTTTGTTTATCTCACCCAGAAATACATACCTTGAGTGTGGGCGCTGGGCAACCATCAGACTTTGATGAGCATATTAAAACTTTATCACTATTAGACCAAGCGGATCAACTATTACCCCCTATTATTGAACGTTTAGAAGCAGAAGCAAAACAAGTTTTAGGAGAAAAATGGCTAAAAACTTGGCGCTTGGGTTTACCTCACCACAAAGACACTCCGGGTAATATCAATATTCCCCTGATTTTATGGTTGAGAAATCTTGCCCTAGCTTACGATATGGTGGAATATGGGAAAATGCGTTATAACTTGCTTGGTAACGGTGGGCATTGGTTTCCAGGGCAAAAAGCTGATAAACTGCCAGAAGTTGATCTTAAATCTTGTTTAGTTAATAGCCCTTATCAACAGGAAATTCCCCAATTTTTAGCAGAAACTGAAGTATTATTAGGAGGGCAAGAAGTAAAACGTTTGTCTCAGAGTAGTTAG
- the sufR gene encoding iron-sulfur cluster biosynthesis transcriptional regulator SufR — protein sequence MKTSLHQSSKETILQFLLKENEATVSDIASALQISVQATRKHLKDLEQQELITHQIIPIKSGRPQYLYRLSEKGKEQFPQNYGDFAVSFLDTLTETVGEQQVAQVLAKQWQKKASLYREYLTSENLWERVHKLAEMRKKEGYMAELYCLNNNDQNSPQFFLSENNCAISDVAESYPQVCSHELEMFASLFPDCKVERTNWINSGEHRCGYLIQPI from the coding sequence ATGAAAACTTCCCTACATCAGTCTAGTAAGGAAACTATTTTACAGTTTTTGTTAAAAGAAAATGAGGCAACAGTGTCAGACATTGCCAGCGCCCTCCAAATTAGTGTCCAAGCCACGAGAAAACATCTTAAAGACTTAGAACAACAAGAATTAATTACCCATCAAATTATCCCCATAAAATCGGGGAGACCTCAATATCTCTACCGTCTTAGCGAGAAAGGAAAAGAACAATTCCCCCAAAATTATGGAGACTTTGCCGTATCATTTTTAGATACCCTAACAGAAACAGTAGGAGAGCAACAAGTAGCACAAGTTTTAGCGAAACAATGGCAAAAAAAAGCCTCTTTATATAGAGAATATTTAACGAGTGAAAACTTATGGGAAAGAGTTCATAAATTAGCGGAAATGAGAAAAAAAGAAGGCTATATGGCTGAGTTATATTGTTTAAATAATAACGACCAAAATTCACCCCAATTCTTCCTCAGTGAAAATAATTGCGCTATTTCTGATGTGGCTGAATCCTACCCTCAAGTGTGCAGTCATGAATTAGAAATGTTTGCCTCTCTCTTTCCTGATTGTAAGGTAGAGCGCACCAACTGGATTAATAGCGGTGAGCATCGTTGTGGTTATTTAATCCAACCAATTTAA